The Microcystis panniformis FACHB-1757 region TTATATCGTCTTCTACGCCATGCCTCCGCTAAATTAGCACAGACAGAACGAGAAGAACGTCGAATTTGATCAATTAATGAATATTTTTCCGACCCAGGAAACTTTTTAGACAGTTCAAAGATTTCCATAGCCAGATTAAAAGCGATTTGATAAACTTCTAGATCTTCATGGGTGTTCAGCAATTTCTTAGGTTTTTGCACCATAATTCCCCTTTCCTGATGGATGATTCTTACTTTCCCTTATAAATACCTCTTGTCAAACCTAAATTCAGGAAAATTCCCCATCACCCCACCACCCCATCACCCCACCACCCCATCACTACCCCATTCCCCCATCACCCCACCCCCCATCACCCCACTCCCCCATCACCCCACTCCCCCACTTCCCCAAAAAAAATCTTTCCCAAGGGTGATAGGTTTTCTGAAACAGGTGGGTAAGTTGTTTATAGAGAACAAAAAACACTTACCAAAGGATATACCCATGAACTCCACCTTCAAATTCAAACTCCTCCAAACTCTCAACAAAAAGAACGGTAACAAAGGTTTCACCCTCATCGAACTCCTAGTTGTCGTTATCATCATCGGTGTACTCGCCGCCATCGCTCTCCCCAACCTCCTCGGTCAGATAGCCAAAGGCAGACAAGCGGAAGCTCGCACCCACCTCGGTACCGTTAACCGCGCTCAACAGGCTTACCGCTTAGAACAGGGAAATTTTGGACTATTTACTGCCGCTGCTGGCAGTGTAAGTACCGGCGACTTGCCCGTATCTATAGAACCTCAATACTATAATTATACCGGACCTACCGCCACCAGTACCACTTCTGCTCTAACTAATGCTTCAGCTATCGGCGCCTTCACCGACGATATTCGCGACTACTCTGCTGCGGTATCTCAAGACGCCGATGGTGTTGTCAGAACAATCATCTGTGAAGCAGCTAATCCTACTGCTGGAGTAGCAGCAGCAACAACTGCTGCTACCTGCACTACTGGTACCCGGGTCAGATAGATATTCTTCCCAGATTGCCTAAAAGCTTTCTGGCATAATAACCAACAATTGATAATCTAGCGGAAGGTGGCAGGGAAATTTTCTCTTGGAAACCTTGCGCTTTTGATTTTTTTCGGGAAGTGGGGAAGTGGGGAAGTGGGGAAGTGGGGAAGTGGGGAAGTGGGGAAGTGGGGAAGTGGGGAAGTGGGGAAGTGGGGGAATTTCAACTAAAACCCCAACACCCGAACACCCCAACACCCGAACACCCCAAAACCCCAACACCCGAACACCCGAACACCCGAACACCCCAACACCCCAACACCCGAACACCCCAACACCCCCCGCAACGCGCACGCAGTGACCACCCCAACACCCCAACACCCAAAATATAGTCAATATTGCCAGGGCCTAACCATGAAATACCTTCTTTTTTCAGCAATCAAATCACAGGCAAAAAAAGCGAGGGGTTTTACTCTAATAGAATTGTTAGTAGTGGTGATTTTATTGGGGGTTCTCGCTGCCATCAGTTTACCGAATCTCTTTGGACAAGTCGCTAAGGGTAGGCAAGCAGAAGCGCGCGCGGCACTGGGATTAATCAATCGCGCCCAACAGGGTTATCGTTATGAAAAAGGGACTTTTGCTACTTTATCTGAACTATCTCTGGAAGCTGCCACTATTTCCCTAACATTTTATAATATCAGCGAAGTAGGAACTCCCACTCCCAATGCTTTTGGAGCCGCCTATGAATTGGATGCTTTGACTCCATTTGCTGACGATATTAAAAATTATGCCGGAGCGTCTGGACAAACGGCAGCCGGGGCCTATACTGGTATTGTTTGCGAGGATGAAACTCCTTTGGAAGATAATGTTTCTACCAGTAATTCCGCCGGTGTTCTTAGCTGTGTTAATGGCATTGAAATTAATTAAAATAACCCCAAAAATCTTTTATTTTTGTTGATAAGTAAATGGTTATAATTATGAAGGGCGTGATTTGTCGGTTAATTCATCGTAGGGTTAATTCATCGTAGGGTTAATTCATCGTAGGGTTAATTCATCGTAGGGTTAATTCATGAATTAACCGCGATGGTAGGGTTAATTCATGAATTAACCCTACTTATTAAGGGGGGATAAAGGTTCGATCCCCCCGCCTATCGGCACCCCCCTTATCAAGGGGGGCAGGGGGGATCGAACCTAAAATCCATGTTTTAATTTAATTAAAACCAGCTACTTACGTTACTGATTATTGACTTTTATTTAAAGCTATGGTAGGTGCAAAAAAATCTCTCAATCTATCCTTACTTAAAACTCTTGGTTTAGTCGCCGTCATCGGTGGACTAATCATGGCTATTGTGGAAATGCAACAGGAAAAGGTGAAAACCTTGACCAAAGAAAAGTTATTAGATAGAAATTATCGTCAAGAGTCTCGTCTAGAAAATGCTCAGGTTCAGTTATTAAAAAATATACCTTCCTTTGGCTTTGACAATATGTTAGCCAATTGGTCAATGTTGCAGTTTATACAATACTATGGCGATGGGGATGCTCGTAGGGAAACTGGTTACGGTTTAAGTCCCGATTTTATGGAAATTGTCACCAAAAATGACCCCAAATTTGTCCGCGCCTATTTGATGATGTCTGTCGCTTCTTCCCTGAATGCTGGTAAACCGGAAAGAACCGTTGAGATTATGAATAAAGGTTTATCAAAAATCACTCCTGATGTCACCGATGCCTATTTTCTTTGGTTATATAAAGGAGTGGATGAACTATTATTTTTAGGTGATATTCCCGCAGCGAAAAAATCCTATCAAATGGCCGCCGATTGGGCGAAAATTGCCGGTAATAAATTTATCGAAAAATCCGCTAGGGGAACAGTAAAATTTTTAGAAACTAATCCCGATAGTCGCGCGTCTAGAGTCGGTGCTTGGATGTTAGTCTGGATAAATAGCAAAGATGAAGAAACCCGCAGGTTAGCTAAGGAAAATATCGAAAAATTGGGCGGTAAATTGGTGATTAATAATAATCAAGTGATGGCAATTCCCCCAAAGATTAGGGTGTGACCTATTTTTCATCTTCCCAAAACTTATGATTTAATAAACCATCAATATCCTCAGCAAAGGGACAAATATCGGGAAAATTAGAGTCTGGATAATCCTCTTTCACCGCTTCTAAAGCTTCTCGATAACATTCTTCTAAAATCTCTATCATAAACCTTTTTAAACTAGGAGAATACTTAAATTCCTTCTTCAACTCCTTGCGAAAATTTCTAATTTCAATTTCCCACCCCCGATAACAATCGGGAAGAACCACATAACAACGTTTTAATAAATGTTCTAATAAACGAGTTAAAAAATTATCGACCGCTTTGCGTTGACTTTTCCCCAAAGATTCCACCTCCTCGATCAAATTCTCTAAATCAACCTGAGATAAATCCCCGGATTTTAATTGCTTAACCGTTTTCTCTATCCACAAAGCAAAATCTTGATCATACAGATTTTTTACCTTGGCTAAAGTCATAATTTTGACCTCCTCTGTTGACTAATTACCTTTATTTTACCGAAACTTCGGCAATTCATACTAAATCCGGTTATCAAAGACTGATTATTTATTCCCCCTATCCCAAGAGTGCCTCTCCTCAACCGATTTAGTATTATAGTTAAGGGATGCCCCCAAAACCCAACAACTAACAAGCCACAAACTGCACCGATCGAGGGTTAATCACAGAAACCAAAAACCTAACTAATACTATCCAAAATTACTCATGACTTATGCTATAATAGTCCTATGAGTAAGTTGACCAGATCAGAAGCGGCTAAATTGAAAGGTGTAAGCGTATCGACGTTAAGGCGTTGGGAGTCTGAAGGTAAACTAATTCCAGAACGGACTGCTAATGGGCATCGTCGTTATACAATTTCTCAGTTGCTTGGTTTAAAAGAGAATCTCTCTTATACTGTTGGCTATTGCCGTGTTTCTAGTCATGACCAAAAGAAAGATTTAGAACGTCAAAAAGAAGTTGTCGAATTGTTTTGCGCTCAAAACGGTTGGCAAGTTGAAATTATAGACGACTTAGGTTCAGGACTTAACTACAACAAAAAAGGATTAAAGCGATTAATTCGGTTGATTGTTGATAGTAAAGTAGAGAGATTGGTCTTAACTCATAAGGATAGATTACTTAGATTTGGTAATGAACTAATCTTTAGTCTGTGCGAGCAATTCGGAACTGAAGTTGTCATTATCAATCGAACTGAAGACAGTACATTTGAGGAGGATTTAGCGCCAGATGTCTTAGAAATTATTACGGTATTTTCCGCTAGATTGTATGGCTCTAGAAGCCATAAAAATAGAAAAATCGTAGAGGAGTTAAGAGACGTTGCTACTAGGATTCAAGACTGAGTTAAAACTAAATAATCAACAACGCTCATTATTAGCCCAACACGCAGGAACCGCACGTCATGCTTGGAATTGGGGTTTGGCTTTAACCAAGCAAATTTTAGACCATAATCAAGCTAACCCTGATGAAAAAATCAAGTTTCCTACGGCTATTGACCTTCACAAATGGTTGGTAGCATTGGTAAAATCAGAGCATGATTGGTATTATCAAGTGTCTAAATGCGCCCCCAATGGGCGTTAAGAGCTTTATCCGATGCTTGGAAAAGATGCTTCAAGAAGATAGCCAAACCACCAAATTTCAAGAATAAAGGTAAACAGGATAGTTTCACTTTAGATGGGAACATTAAAATTGCCCATCAAAAGATAAAAGTTCCTGTGATTGGTTGGTTAAAAACTTACGAGCGGCTACCTGATGGATACCAGCCAAAATCTGTTACTTTTAGTAAAAAAGCTAATAGGTGGTTTATTATTTTTAAGATGGAAGTTGAACAGCAAACAACCAATAAAACTTATGATGTAGTTGGTTGTGATCTAGGAATTAAATCTTTGGCTACTTTATCGACAGGTGAAACGTTTGAAGGCTCTAAAAGTTATCGTAAATACGAAAAACAATTAGCCAGACTTCAATACTTGAACCGACATAAGGTAAAAGGTTCAAATAATTGGAACAAAGCCCAACGGCAAATAGCTAAACTTCATTTTAAAATAGCTAATATCCGTAAAGATACGTTACATAAACTCACCACTTATTTAGCCAAGAACCACGGCCAGATAGTAATTGAGGATTTAAATGTGTCTGGGATGATGGCTAATCACAAATTAGCTAAAGCCATTCAGGATATGGGTTTTTACGAGTTCCGAAGACAACTTGATTATAAAACTCAGTTGTATGGTTCGGAATTAATCATAGCCGATAGGTGGTTTCCTAGCAGTAAAACCTGTTTTAATTGTGGGTACAAGAAAGAGTCTCTATCTTTAACTGAAAGAGTTTTTGAGTGTGAGCAATGCCATGTAGTTTGCGGTCGAGACTTGAACGCTAGTCTAAATCTAGCTTCTTTGGCGGTGAGTTCCACCGTGTCAGTTTGTGGAGTAGATAGTGCCGACACTACTACAGTGAAGCAGGAAGTTAACGTCAAATTTGCTCATGAGTAGATTTGAGTAAGTTTAACAGAACGGAAAACACGAGACAGAAAACTATTTAAGCGAGATGGGTTTACCCTGGACTTCCATCCGTCCGGTTTATATCTACGGACCGGGCAACTATAATGACCTAGAAGCTTGGTTTTTTGACCGTTTGGTTCGTAATCGTCCTATTCCTATACCCGGTCATGGGGAACATTTTACCCAATTTGGTCACGTTGTCGATCTGGCCAAGGCCATGGCCGCAGTATTGGGTAATTCTCAGGCTATCGGTCAAGTGTATAATATTTCTGGCGATCGCTATGTAACTTTTAACGGTTTAGCGAAAGCTTGCGCGGCAGCCATGGGGAAAAATGCCGAGGAAATCGAGATTGTTAACTATAACCGCTCAACTAAACTTACTCAAACTTACTTAAAAGCTTGAAAGCTTAGTCATTCGTAGTGGGTCAAGCACTACAGGATTAAACGGCAAACCCTTTATTCCCTGGTCAATGACATCAGGAATTACTTTTCTAATGATGTTAAATGCTCCATTGACATCGGCATTTAACAACTGATTTGTTCCCATTTTATAAAGTCCCCTAGCTAACCTTTTTCCCTTAAATAATGGTTTTTCTTCACCATATTTAGGTAACTCATCCCTATCTAAAGCACTGGATTGTGAGGTATAGGATTCTTCAGTTATTATGACTTTTATTCCTTTTAATTGAGCTTTGTAGGTTAACATTTCTATTAATCTATTATGGGGAATATTGACAAATTGTTGATTATTCCTTTTTCCTAGATTAAGAGATTGTTTCATCCGCTCATTATGCCCAATTATTAATGTCCCTATTTGATGAATAATACACCAATCTATTACTTTTTTACTGGCTGTGTGTAGATAATTTTCTACTCGACAGTTTCGTTTATGGGTTAGGAGTATCAATCTCTTAGATGAGGGTTGATTATTTCTGGTTTTCAGTTGAGATTGTAAGCGGGAACGTTGTTTGTTGTAGAAGGTGTTAATTGCTTTTAACGGTCTGCCATTTACCAAAAGAGGTGCTACACCTGTTTGATTTGTAGTTACAGCCATTAAGTTATTAACTCCTAAATCTATCCCAGCTATCTCTTGTTTATCTGTGGTTTCCGACCGTCTTTCATAGACTATTTCAATTACATAACAGCTACTTTTGGGGACAATTCTCACTTCAATTATTTCTCTTAGGGAGGTGGTAATTTTTAAGTCGCTCATAGACAAGTGACAAATTCCTTCTTTTAGAGGTTTTTTATAAATTGATTCCTGAGAATATATTAGCAAGTTTCTTCCTTTGGTTTTGTCCTTATACTTAATAATTTTAGGTTTTCCTAAAAATTTTTCAGGGTGTTTTTTCCAAGCTCTAAAAGCGGCAAAATAACTAATCCAAGCCTGATCTAATCTTCTGATTATCTGCTTGCTCACTTTCGTGGGTAAAGCTAAATAATCTGAGGTTTTAGATACCAGATGATAGAGTTGATTAAAACTCAGTTTTTGGGAGTTTTCAAAGAAATATTGGCGATAATGGTAGTTAGCTAGATTGAACAAGTTTTTTGACAAAAAGGCATAATGGTCGATTTCTGACCAGAAGGGATGGTTTTGACTGATAATATGACGTTCAACTAGCTTCATGTCTTGATTATACCTGATAACCTTCTTAAAATCTATCGGTGGCCAAAGTTCAGCAATTCTCATTTTAAGGTTTCATGACATTAAAACCCCTGCACCTAGAGGGGTTAATAATTCTTAACGAATCTCTAGATCGCTGAAACAACGCAAAATCGTTTCAAAATGAGAATTGCTGGACAAAGTTACTTATTTTAGTTATCTAGCTACAGAAATGAGTAACTTTAAAAAGCTTTAGGTAGGTTTTTGGTTTCTGTGGTTAACCCCAAAAAATTTGACTTCGGCAAAAAGAAACCTTTCCCCCTGCGGGTTCAACATTTTTACGCTGATATCAATAAAGCTACCTGGGAGTTAAACTGGCAGCCTGAATATGATCTCGTCAGTGGTTTAACAGACTCCTTCCAGAATGATTATCTCGCTTCCGGTCGCGATCGGCAAGAAATAGACTGGGCGATCGATGACCAGATCTTGGCAAACCAATAAAATTAATTTTTTGGTGGGAGTGGGGAAGTGGGGAAGTGGGGAAGTGGGGGAATTTCAACTAAAACCCCAACACCCTAAAACCCTAAAACCCTAACCCCCAAACTGACGCAGCTTTAACCAGTTATTGGACATCCCACCAACCGAAGGCCGGCCCGACAAAACGAATAACTAGCCAAACCCCGGCTAAAACTCCTATACCAATCCAGGCACCCCTAGTGGTTAACTTGTAAGCTTGGGATGCTTGACTTTTGGTAATCGGTAGCCAAGGCAGGATATTTTCTTCCTGTCCATACTTATCACCCAGGGCCGATTGACGACGTTTTGATTCACCCATACTAATGTCAGTTATTAAGAGGTTTTTCTCTGATTGTATATCGAAAGACAACCGCCTACACCCAATCCTACTGCGTGCAGGGGGGCGATCGAAACTGACGGCTGATGACCGACTGTTATAAAATTAAAGGTTGCGACTGAAACGAGAATAATTATGGCAACCATTAACAGTAATTACTTAAAACTAAAAGCGGGTTATCTTTTCCCGGAAATTGCCCGACGAGTCCAAGCTTTTGCGGCAGCCAATCCCGATGCTAACATTATCCGTCTGGGGATTGGCGATGTCACCGAACCTTTGCCCCAAGCTTGTCGCGAGGCCATGATCAAAGCAGTGGAGGAAATGGGCGATCGCTCTAGCTTTAAGGGTTACGGGCCCGAACAGGGTTATGCTTGGTTAAGGGAGAAAATCGCCGTCCATGATTTTCAGGCTCGCGGCTGTGATATAAATGCCGATGAAATCTTTATTTCCGACGGTTCTAAGTGTGATACGGGCAATATTCTCGATATTTTTGGAGATAATAACTCGATCGCTGTTACTGACCCAGTATATCCCGTTTACGTCGATACTAACGTTATGGCTGGACACACGGGAGAGGTCAACGAACGCGGCGAATACGAGGGCTTGATTTATCTGCCAATTACCGCCGAAAATAACTTTACTGCCCAGATTCCGACGGAAAAAGTCGATTTAATCTATCTCTGTTTTCCCAATAATCCCACCGGGGCCACGGCTACCAAAGAACACTTGACAGCTTGGGTTAATTATGCTAGGGCCAACGGATCGATTATCTTTTTTGATGCAGCCTACGAGGCCTTTATCACCGATGCCAGTTTACCCCACTCCATCTATGAAATCGAGGGGGCGCGGCAATGTGCGATCGAATTTCGCTCTTTTTCTAAAAATGCCGGTTTTACCGGGACCCGTTGCGCTTTAACCGTGGTTCCCCAAAGTCTGATGGCCAAAGCGGCCGACGGCAGCGATGTGCAACTCTGGAAACTGTGGAATCGTCGGCAATCGACCAAATTTAACGGCGTTTCCTACATTGTCCAACGGGGGGCCGAGGCGGTTTATTCCCCAGAAGGACAAGCACAAGTACAAGAACTTGTCAAGTTTTATTTACAAAATGCAACAATTATCCGAGAAAAATTAACCGCTGCTGGTTTAGAAGTCCATGGCGGCGTAAATGCGCCCTACGTTTGGGTAAAAACGCCCCAGGGTCTATCGAGTTGGGATTTCTTCGATAAACTGCTACATACCTGTAATGTGGTGGGAACCCCTGGATCCGGCTTTGGGGCCGCCGGAGAGGGTTATTTCCGGCTGTCGGCTTTTAATAGTCGTGCCAACGTCGAGGCCGCTATGGAGAGAATTATCGATAAATTTCAAGGCTAATGGTCAAAAGAGGGATGTTTGCGGAAGCATCCCCCAACAACCCCATCGGGAATTGATAGACTGTTGACACACCCAATTTTTCGGTAACTACTCACCGACAACGGCTCACCGATGCGACCCTTTTGGTTAGAATCCTTACAGGTAGAAAGATTAACGATCGCAATTGCTGGCCTACCAGCACATCTGCAAGGGATCAAGTTGGTGCAGTGGTCAGATCTGCACTGCGATGAACAGCATTTGCCTGTAGCTGTCCTGCAAGAAGCGATCGCCATTACTAATCAGGAAAAACCCGATCTCATCTTCCTGACGGGGGATTTTATTACCGATAGTCCCCAGCCAATTTTTACCCTGGTAGATAGCATAAAAGCTCTCGAAAGTCAAGGGGGTATTTATGCTTGTTTAGGAAATCATGACAGTTATCTTCCCCACGCCAGGGAAACGGTGAGATCAGCCTTAACTAGCGTGGGAATTCGGGTACTCTGGAATGAAATCGCCACACCCTACGGCGAAAATTTTCCCATCGTCGGATTGGCCGATTATTGGTCCGGGGAATTTTTCCCGCAAATCCTCGAGCAAATTTCCCCCGATATACCCAGACTCGTTCTTTCCCACAATCCCGATACAGCCATGATTTTAAAGGATTGGCGCGTGGATTTGCAGTTATCCGGTCATACCCACGGAGGTCAAGTGACTATCCCCGGTATCGGTTCCCTACCGATAGTTTTAGGGAAACTTAGGCGATCGCTGCCCGAACCCTATGGTCAATGGGTTCCCCTTCACCGGCAGTTTAGCAGAGTAGTCCGATACTGGCAATGGTCCGAGGGATTTCATCGAGTCGGGGAAAATCAATTATATGTCAATCGAGGCTTAGGAACCTATTTTCCCGGTCGTCTTTTTTGTCCCCCCGAAGTGACGGTAATTACTTTGATCAACGGCAGTCAGTCTTGAATCAGTGATCAGTGATCAGTCGTCAGATTTGAGTTTTCAGTGAACAGTATTAAATAGAAGTTTCCTAATGTCTTTTCACTGTTTACTTTTTTACTGATCCCTAATACCCAATTATTTTCTATACATTGAGCAGCAATCCATAGATCATTCATGGGTATGGGTCGTCCTTTGCGCTTCAAAGCTAACCGAGTTTGAGCATAAACCGAGGCAGTTTCTTTCGGCTCTTCGGTTTGTGTTATGCAATGGACGGGGGTTATAAGGGATGGAACCCTTATATAGAAAGGGATTTAGCGATTTTTGTCAATTGTTTTTTATCTAGAGCGAACTAATCAATTAAGTCTCTTGCCAGATAAGGATTTAGTCGATTTATGCCCCCCTATCGAACCATAACAAGTAACGAAGAGCCTTTCTTTCCCCAATGGTAAAACCGTACAGGCTTCTATAAAATCCAAATAACGAGGTAAATTTTGTAAGGGGCGCGTGGAATTTTCCGCACCAAATAGTAACTCTCCCACCACACCCATTGGTAAAATGATTTCTGGTAGTACCAGCACTCTTTTAGTAACCCCTACGTCTCCATTTAAAAAACGAATTGCTGCAGAAGTATCTAAGGCAATTTCACCACTCATTGACATCTACCTGACGACATTCTGTTTTAATGGCTTGTTGTAGTCCTTGTGCCTCTGAATCGCTTAAAATGCCTGAAAACTTGGCCAGAGGATGACTGTTGCCTGTTGCCTGAACTCGATGTAAAAAATTTAATACGGTTTCTATTAGATCATCAGGTGCTTGTTCGAGTTCTTGAATTAATTGTTGACGATGGTTCATAGACAGTCTTAACGAGTAATACAGTAAATGTGATGGCTACCTTGAATTCTCAATGACGTTCTCAAATTTTGGCGAACTTTTTCCCAGAAATAGATCTTAATTGACTCATCTGAATTTCGGAGATTATTCGATCGCCTAGTAATATTGTAGGCTGATAATCGTTGCCGTTGCCTCTGGATTGGTAATTCTGCCATCTTTCGGGAGTGATAGAATGCGAAGTATCCCCCGCAACAAGGAATTTAGTTTATGAGTCAATCGGGAGAAACCGTCACCTATT contains the following coding sequences:
- a CDS encoding type IV pilin protein, with the protein product MNSTFKFKLLQTLNKKNGNKGFTLIELLVVVIIIGVLAAIALPNLLGQIAKGRQAEARTHLGTVNRAQQAYRLEQGNFGLFTAAAGSVSTGDLPVSIEPQYYNYTGPTATSTTSALTNASAIGAFTDDIRDYSAAVSQDADGVVRTIICEAANPTAGVAAATTAATCTTGTRVR
- a CDS encoding type IV pilin-like G/H family protein, whose amino-acid sequence is MKYLLFSAIKSQAKKARGFTLIELLVVVILLGVLAAISLPNLFGQVAKGRQAEARAALGLINRAQQGYRYEKGTFATLSELSLEAATISLTFYNISEVGTPTPNAFGAAYELDALTPFADDIKNYAGASGQTAAGAYTGIVCEDETPLEDNVSTSNSAGVLSCVNGIEIN
- a CDS encoding DUF29 domain-containing protein, with product MTLAKVKNLYDQDFALWIEKTVKQLKSGDLSQVDLENLIEEVESLGKSQRKAVDNFLTRLLEHLLKRCYVVLPDCYRGWEIEIRNFRKELKKEFKYSPSLKRFMIEILEECYREALEAVKEDYPDSNFPDICPFAEDIDGLLNHKFWEDEK
- a CDS encoding IS607 family transposase, whose protein sequence is MSKLTRSEAAKLKGVSVSTLRRWESEGKLIPERTANGHRRYTISQLLGLKENLSYTVGYCRVSSHDQKKDLERQKEVVELFCAQNGWQVEIIDDLGSGLNYNKKGLKRLIRLIVDSKVERLVLTHKDRLLRFGNELIFSLCEQFGTEVVIINRTEDSTFEEDLAPDVLEIITVFSARLYGSRSHKNRKIVEELRDVATRIQD
- a CDS encoding RNA-guided endonuclease InsQ/TnpB family protein codes for the protein MKLVERHIISQNHPFWSEIDHYAFLSKNLFNLANYHYRQYFFENSQKLSFNQLYHLVSKTSDYLALPTKVSKQIIRRLDQAWISYFAAFRAWKKHPEKFLGKPKIIKYKDKTKGRNLLIYSQESIYKKPLKEGICHLSMSDLKITTSLREIIEVRIVPKSSCYVIEIVYERRSETTDKQEIAGIDLGVNNLMAVTTNQTGVAPLLVNGRPLKAINTFYNKQRSRLQSQLKTRNNQPSSKRLILLTHKRNCRVENYLHTASKKVIDWCIIHQIGTLIIGHNERMKQSLNLGKRNNQQFVNIPHNRLIEMLTYKAQLKGIKVIITEESYTSQSSALDRDELPKYGEEKPLFKGKRLARGLYKMGTNQLLNADVNGAFNIIRKVIPDVIDQGIKGLPFNPVVLDPLRMTKLSSF
- a CDS encoding DUF2839 domain-containing protein → MGESKRRQSALGDKYGQEENILPWLPITKSQASQAYKLTTRGAWIGIGVLAGVWLVIRFVGPAFGWWDVQ
- a CDS encoding LL-diaminopimelate aminotransferase — its product is MATINSNYLKLKAGYLFPEIARRVQAFAAANPDANIIRLGIGDVTEPLPQACREAMIKAVEEMGDRSSFKGYGPEQGYAWLREKIAVHDFQARGCDINADEIFISDGSKCDTGNILDIFGDNNSIAVTDPVYPVYVDTNVMAGHTGEVNERGEYEGLIYLPITAENNFTAQIPTEKVDLIYLCFPNNPTGATATKEHLTAWVNYARANGSIIFFDAAYEAFITDASLPHSIYEIEGARQCAIEFRSFSKNAGFTGTRCALTVVPQSLMAKAADGSDVQLWKLWNRRQSTKFNGVSYIVQRGAEAVYSPEGQAQVQELVKFYLQNATIIREKLTAAGLEVHGGVNAPYVWVKTPQGLSSWDFFDKLLHTCNVVGTPGSGFGAAGEGYFRLSAFNSRANVEAAMERIIDKFQG
- a CDS encoding metallophosphoesterase, yielding MRPFWLESLQVERLTIAIAGLPAHLQGIKLVQWSDLHCDEQHLPVAVLQEAIAITNQEKPDLIFLTGDFITDSPQPIFTLVDSIKALESQGGIYACLGNHDSYLPHARETVRSALTSVGIRVLWNEIATPYGENFPIVGLADYWSGEFFPQILEQISPDIPRLVLSHNPDTAMILKDWRVDLQLSGHTHGGQVTIPGIGSLPIVLGKLRRSLPEPYGQWVPLHRQFSRVVRYWQWSEGFHRVGENQLYVNRGLGTYFPGRLFCPPEVTVITLINGSQS